DNA from Corynebacterium aurimucosum ATCC 700975:
GCGCATCGCGTTGATGCGGGCACGCTTCTTATCGTTGGACTTAATGGTGATCCACGGAGACTCTTCAGTATCCGTGTAGCGGAACTGCTCCTCCTTGGCGCGGGTGTAATCATCCCACTTATCTAGGGATGCCAAGTCCATGGGCGAAAGCTTCCACTGACGGACGGGGTCGATCTGGCGAATAGCAAAGCGGGTGCGCTGCTCCTTGCGGGTCACGGAGAACCACAGCTTGGTGAGCGAAATACCAGAGCCCAGAAGCATATTCTCCAGCATCGGCACCTCACGCAGGAACTCTGCGTGCTGGGACTCCGTACAGAAGCCCATGACGCGCTCCACACCGGAGCGATTGTACCAGGAGCGGTCAAAGAAGACGATTTCACCGCCAGACGGGAAGTGTTGAATATAGCGCTGGAAGTACCACGAGGTGGACTCGCGCGGGGATGGCTTCTCTAGCGCTACAGTGCGTGCACCACGCGGGTTGAGGTGCTCGTTGAAGCGTTTAATGGTGCCGCCCTTGCCCGCGGCATCGCGGCCCTCAAAAAGGATGATGTGGCGCTGGCCGGTTTCCTTGGTCCAGTTCTGCCACTTCAGCAGCTCGATCTGCAGGGCACGCTTGATGGACTCGTACTCATCGCGCGTCATGCGCTCTTCGTAGGGGTAGTTCTCGCGCCAGGTCTCGACGGGCGAGCCATCCGGCATGATGAGCGAAGGATCATCTTCATCAGAGTCATCGACGACGTAGCCGTCGGTCTGCGCAAGGTCGATCTCGGGGAGTTCGTCGTCTTTAATGTCAGCCATACTTTTAGTTTAACCCGAACCAACACCGCAAGTGCCCTAAACCTTCGCAGTTACCCCTTCCCTCAAAACGGCAGTCAAAACAAAAAGAAGGCCCACCGAAACGGTAGGCCTTCTTGCTTCAGTGAGCTTTAAAGCTCAGAGCTG
Protein-coding regions in this window:
- the ppk2 gene encoding polyphosphate kinase 2; the protein is MADIKDDELPEIDLAQTDGYVVDDSDEDDPSLIMPDGSPVETWRENYPYEERMTRDEYESIKRALQIELLKWQNWTKETGQRHIILFEGRDAAGKGGTIKRFNEHLNPRGARTVALEKPSPRESTSWYFQRYIQHFPSGGEIVFFDRSWYNRSGVERVMGFCTESQHAEFLREVPMLENMLLGSGISLTKLWFSVTRKEQRTRFAIRQIDPVRQWKLSPMDLASLDKWDDYTRAKEEQFRYTDTEESPWITIKSNDKKRARINAMRYVLSKFEYTNKDHELVDQVDDKIVKRGRDQIGD